From the Bacillus sp. FJAT-22090 genome, the window CTAATATTCCACCAAGTCTATCTAATTCTTCATATACACCGGGTTGTTGTAAAACTTCTAAACAAGCAATCCCTGCTTGCATAGACGCAGGATTACCTGCCATTGTTCCTGCCTGGTAAGCAGGTCCGAGTGGAGCTACTTGTTCCATGATTTCTTTTTTCCCACCGTATGCTCCAATTGGAAGGCCACCACCGATTATTTTACCAAGTGCAGTTAAATCCGGAGTCTGATCTAACATAGTAGAAGCAGCTCCATAATGGAAACGGAAAGCTGTGATTACTTCATCATAGATGACAAGTGTACCTTTGTCTTTTGCAATCTTGTGAACAAGTGGTAAAAATCCTTCGTTTGGCTCTACCATACCAAAGTTTCCAACAATCGGTTCAACTAAAATACAAGCTAATTCTTCACCCCATTTTTGCATAGCTTCTTCATAAGCTTTTGGATCATTAAATGGAATAGTAATCACTTCTTCAGCAATAGTTTTAGGAACTCCTGCAGAATCTGGTGTACCAAGTGTAGCTGGCCCCGAACCTGCTGCCACTAAAACTAAATCTGAGTGACCATGATAGCAACCAGCAAATTTCATCACTTTCGTTCTTCCTGTATATGCACGTGCTACACGTATGGTAGTCATTACTGCTTCTGTACCTGAGTTTACAAAGCGTACTTTATCCATAGAAGGTATTGCTTCTTTTAACATCTTTGCAAACGTCACTTCATGTTTTGTTGGAGTACCATAAAGTAGTCCTGTTTGAGCTGCTTTTGTAATTGCTTCAGTAATATGTGGATGCGCGTGTCCAGTAATAATAGGTCCATAAGCTGCTAAATAATCGATATATTTATTACCGTCTACGTCATAAAAATAAGCGCCTTCTGCTCTATCCATGACAGTTGGTGCTCCACCACCAACGGCTTTATATGATCTAGATGGGCTGTTTACGCCACCTACGATATGTTCAAGTGCTTCACTATGTATTTGTTCAGATTTAATTCGTTCCAATTGTAAAACCTCCGCTTGATTTGTCTTGCTTTACTGAAATGAAAGTATAACGTTATGAACGAGCCACTGTCCAGTCACCTCGGCAAAGCTGTCCATTTTAATTGTAGTAAATTTTTATGAAAAAGGCTAAAGAAAATTGAACTTACTGGAAAACTTCGATACTATAAAGGCAATACCAAGGGGAGGAATCGATATGCAAACACTAGAAGGTATGATAGCACCAAAATTTTCATTAAAAAATGAAGCAGGAGAAATAATATCATTAGACAATTTTGCTGGTAAGAAGTACGTTGTTTTGTATTTCTATCCGAAAGACTCTACTCCAGGCTGCACTACAGAAGCTTGTGATTTTAGAGATACACATGAAGCCTTTGCTGATTTAAATGCGGTTATTCTTGGTGTAAGTGCAGATAATGAAAAAGATCATACGAAATTTATTGAGAAACATGGTTTACCATTCTCTTTGTTAGTTGACGATACTCATGAAGTGTCGGAAGCGTATGGAGTATGGAGATTAAAAAAGATGTTTGGTAAAGAATTTATGGGAATTGAAAGATCTACATTTCTAATTGATCCAACGGGAACTGTTATAAAAGA encodes:
- a CDS encoding glutamate-1-semialdehyde 2,1-aminomutase — translated: MERIKSEQIHSEALEHIVGGVNSPSRSYKAVGGGAPTVMDRAEGAYFYDVDGNKYIDYLAAYGPIITGHAHPHITEAITKAAQTGLLYGTPTKHEVTFAKMLKEAIPSMDKVRFVNSGTEAVMTTIRVARAYTGRTKVMKFAGCYHGHSDLVLVAAGSGPATLGTPDSAGVPKTIAEEVITIPFNDPKAYEEAMQKWGEELACILVEPIVGNFGMVEPNEGFLPLVHKIAKDKGTLVIYDEVITAFRFHYGAASTMLDQTPDLTALGKIIGGGLPIGAYGGKKEIMEQVAPLGPAYQAGTMAGNPASMQAGIACLEVLQQPGVYEELDRLGGILEEGILEAAERNNIIITINRIKGALSVYFTDVKVENYDQAEATDGEMFAKFFKLMLNEGINLAPSKYEAWFITTAHTEEDINNTIAAVNKAFAQLK
- the bcp gene encoding thioredoxin-dependent thiol peroxidase, with the protein product MQTLEGMIAPKFSLKNEAGEIISLDNFAGKKYVVLYFYPKDSTPGCTTEACDFRDTHEAFADLNAVILGVSADNEKDHTKFIEKHGLPFSLLVDDTHEVSEAYGVWRLKKMFGKEFMGIERSTFLIDPTGTVIKEWRKVKVDGHVEEALDTLKQIVTSGE